One window from the genome of Paenibacillus azoreducens encodes:
- the rimM gene encoding ribosome maturation factor RimM (Essential for efficient processing of 16S rRNA) yields the protein MPQTMLNVGKIVNTHGIRGEIKVLPHTDFPEVRFAKGSELLIVPEDGKAPLPVTVQSSRFHKNMYIVKLKEYDNINDVEKYKGSMLKVTQEDLVELPEDEYYFHQIIGCQVVTDEGQELGVITDILTPGANDVWVVQPKGGKSILIPYIDDVVLDVNVQDRKVLVHVMEGLL from the coding sequence ATGCCGCAAACCATGTTGAATGTAGGCAAAATTGTAAATACACACGGGATCAGGGGAGAGATCAAGGTACTGCCGCATACTGATTTTCCCGAAGTCCGCTTCGCCAAAGGCAGCGAACTGCTGATCGTACCTGAAGACGGAAAAGCTCCGCTGCCCGTCACCGTACAGTCTTCCAGATTTCATAAGAATATGTACATTGTGAAGCTGAAGGAGTACGATAATATAAATGATGTGGAAAAGTATAAAGGCAGTATGCTCAAGGTCACCCAGGAGGATTTGGTGGAGCTGCCGGAAGACGAATATTATTTCCATCAGATTATCGGATGCCAGGTCGTAACGGATGAAGGCCAGGAGCTTGGAGTCATTACCGATATTCTTACGCCTGGGGCTAATGACGTATGGGTGGTGCAGCCAAAGGGCGGAAAAAGCATCCTGATTCCCTACATCGATGATGTCGTGCTTGATGTAAATGTGCAGGACCGCAAGGTGCTTGTGCATGTGATGGAAGGACTGCTGTAG
- the trmD gene encoding tRNA (guanosine(37)-N1)-methyltransferase TrmD, with amino-acid sequence MRVDVLTLFPEMMDGVFHSSILGKAQEKGIVNLNAVNFREYSSSKHGTVDDTPYGGGGGMVLKPEPIFSAVEDLLSQTSAAPRVILMCPQGETFTQQKAEELAAEEHLIFICGHYEGYDERIREHLVTDELSIGDYVLTGGELPAMVAIDSVVRLLPGVLGNETSAVTDSFSTGLLEYPHYTRPAEFRGWKVPDILLSGHHANIELWRREQALKRTLERRPDLLEQVELTDQDRKMIKRLRQEQQENGD; translated from the coding sequence ATGAGGGTAGATGTACTAACATTGTTCCCGGAGATGATGGACGGCGTGTTCCACTCCAGCATCCTTGGCAAAGCGCAGGAAAAAGGAATCGTAAACCTGAACGCGGTCAATTTCCGAGAGTATTCAAGCAGCAAGCACGGCACGGTGGATGACACACCGTACGGCGGCGGGGGAGGGATGGTCCTGAAGCCGGAGCCTATTTTTTCGGCCGTAGAGGATCTGCTGTCCCAGACTTCGGCAGCACCAAGAGTCATTTTAATGTGCCCGCAGGGAGAAACCTTCACGCAGCAAAAAGCGGAAGAGCTTGCGGCTGAAGAGCATCTGATCTTCATCTGCGGACATTATGAGGGGTATGACGAACGGATTCGTGAGCATCTGGTGACAGACGAGCTGTCGATCGGCGATTATGTTCTCACGGGCGGGGAACTTCCGGCGATGGTGGCGATCGATTCGGTCGTGCGGCTGCTGCCTGGCGTGCTGGGAAATGAAACCTCGGCCGTTACGGATTCGTTCAGCACCGGACTGCTTGAATATCCGCATTATACCCGACCCGCCGAGTTTCGGGGCTGGAAGGTGCCTGATATTTTGCTCAGCGGGCATCATGCCAATATTGAGCTGTGGCGCCGGGAACAGGCTTTGAAGCGCACGCTGGAGCGCCGGCCCGACTTGCTAGAGCAGGTGGAACTTACCGACCAAGACCGCAAGATGATTAAACGTCTGCGGCAGGAACAGCAGGAAAACGGCGATTAA